From Candidatus Pedobacter colombiensis, one genomic window encodes:
- the aroQ gene encoding type II 3-dehydroquinate dehydratase, which yields MKIQIINGPNLNLLGLREPGIYGNQSFDEYIKTLRDMYSIIEIDYFQSNVEGELINKLHEVGFTYDGIVINAGGYTHTSVAIADSIAAIKTPVIEVHISNIYAREEYRHVSLTGKNCKGVLTGFGMDGYRLAIESLLKQ from the coding sequence ATGAAGATACAAATTATTAATGGCCCAAATTTAAACCTTTTAGGACTTCGTGAACCCGGTATTTACGGTAACCAGAGTTTTGATGAATATATTAAAACGCTGCGCGATATGTACAGCATTATTGAAATAGACTATTTTCAAAGTAATGTAGAAGGTGAGCTGATTAATAAATTGCATGAGGTTGGTTTTACTTATGATGGCATTGTGATTAATGCAGGTGGATACACGCATACCTCTGTAGCTATTGCTGATTCGATTGCAGCCATTAAAACTCCTGTGATTGAGGTTCATATATCCAACATTTATGCACGCGAAGAATACCGTCATGTATCGCTTACGGGCAAAAATTGCAAGGGGGTTTTAACAGGTTTTGGTATGGATGGTTATCGTTTAGCTATTGAAAGCTTACTAAAACAGTAA
- the xerD gene encoding site-specific tyrosine recombinase XerD — MINNPYLQSYRNYLKLERSLSGNSIEAYLGDLNKLFQYFESIGQTPQVKDISAAELKLFISWINDLGMLASTQARVVSGLKSFFSFLMLEEVIATDPSSQLETPRLTRHLPDTIDIREINAMIEVIDASKPDGMRNKAILETLYGCGLRVSELINLKISDVFEENEFIRVTGKGNKERLVPIGKMALKYINIYLHETRVHIPIKKGFEDYIFLNRGGTRLSRISVFSIIKSLAEKSGLKKSISPHTFRHSFATHLIEGGADLRAIQEMLGHSSITTTEIYTHLDRDYLRGIITEFHPRT, encoded by the coding sequence GTGATTAATAACCCCTACCTGCAATCCTATCGTAACTACCTCAAATTGGAGCGTTCCCTTTCCGGAAATTCAATTGAGGCTTATCTTGGAGATTTAAATAAGCTATTTCAATATTTTGAATCTATAGGTCAAACTCCACAGGTAAAAGACATTAGTGCTGCTGAGTTAAAGCTTTTCATATCCTGGATTAATGATTTAGGTATGCTGGCCAGTACACAGGCGCGGGTAGTATCCGGATTAAAATCTTTTTTTAGTTTTCTGATGCTGGAAGAGGTTATTGCTACCGACCCTTCTTCACAGCTGGAAACGCCAAGACTAACGCGTCATTTACCAGACACCATCGATATTCGCGAAATTAATGCTATGATTGAGGTGATAGATGCGTCAAAACCTGATGGAATGCGAAATAAAGCCATTCTTGAAACCCTATATGGATGTGGATTAAGGGTATCTGAGCTGATTAATCTTAAAATATCTGATGTATTTGAAGAGAATGAGTTTATACGTGTTACAGGAAAAGGAAATAAAGAGCGTTTAGTACCCATAGGGAAGATGGCTCTAAAATACATCAATATTTACCTTCATGAAACGAGAGTACATATTCCAATTAAAAAAGGCTTTGAAGATTATATCTTTTTAAATCGAGGCGGTACACGTCTATCACGTATTTCTGTCTTTAGTATTATTAAATCACTTGCAGAAAAGTCTGGATTAAAAAAAAGCATCAGTCCACACACCTTCCGCCATTCCTTTGCTACGCATCTGATAGAAGGTGGAGCAGATTTAAGAGCTATCCAGGAAATGTTAGGCCATTCCAGCATTACAACTACAGAAATCTACACCCATTTGGATAGAGATTATCTAAGAGGTATAATTACAGAATTTCATCCAAGAACTTAA
- the prmC gene encoding peptide chain release factor N(5)-glutamine methyltransferase, whose product MNLKELLQHFTIELQDIYGAEEVSSIFYITTDHISGFSRAVTILKGAELLSEQQESAYLKVLARLKTGKPIQYILEETVFYGLPFKVTPAVLIPRPETEELVEWVIESSALAEVTGSSLRIIDIGTGSGCIAVSLKKYLPLSEVSALDVSKEAIEVASGNASLNQVDVNFIEADIREFSTRQKFDVIVSNPPYITEKEEEQMHHNVLDHEPHMALFVPNEKPLLFYEAIADFASVSLSDMGLLFFEINEHYGKEMIDMLRSKSFINIELKKDMQGKDRMIKCQRAIAL is encoded by the coding sequence ATGAATTTAAAAGAACTGCTGCAACATTTTACAATAGAACTACAGGACATTTATGGTGCTGAGGAGGTTTCATCCATCTTTTACATCACAACTGATCATATTTCTGGATTTAGTAGAGCCGTTACCATACTTAAGGGAGCTGAACTGCTTTCTGAACAGCAAGAGTCAGCTTATTTAAAGGTTTTAGCTAGATTAAAAACAGGAAAACCAATACAATACATACTTGAAGAGACCGTGTTTTATGGTCTGCCTTTTAAAGTGACTCCGGCAGTATTAATACCAAGGCCTGAAACAGAGGAACTGGTTGAATGGGTAATTGAAAGTAGCGCACTTGCAGAGGTTACAGGTTCTAGTCTACGCATAATAGATATTGGAACTGGGAGTGGCTGTATTGCTGTTTCTTTAAAAAAGTACCTTCCTCTTAGTGAAGTTTCTGCATTAGACGTATCTAAAGAGGCAATTGAAGTAGCTTCGGGTAATGCATCTTTAAATCAAGTAGATGTTAATTTCATTGAAGCCGATATACGTGAATTTAGTACCAGGCAAAAGTTCGATGTGATCGTTAGTAATCCTCCTTATATTACCGAGAAGGAAGAGGAGCAAATGCATCATAATGTATTGGATCATGAGCCACATATGGCTTTATTTGTACCTAACGAAAAGCCGCTGCTATTTTATGAAGCCATTGCAGATTTTGCCTCGGTATCGTTGAGTGATATGGGTTTGTTATTCTTTGAGATTAATGAGCATTATGGTAAGGAAATGATTGATATGCTTAGGTCTAAATCTTTTATTAACATTGAATTAAAAAAAGATATGCAGGGTAAAGACAGAATGATAAAGTGTCAGCGAGCGATTGCGCTTTAA
- the ribD gene encoding bifunctional diaminohydroxyphosphoribosylaminopyrimidine deaminase/5-amino-6-(5-phosphoribosylamino)uracil reductase RibD: protein MTDELYMQRCLELASMGMGSVSPNPLVGCVIVSDGKIIGEGYHGKFGEAHAEVNAIKSVIEAYGDQAARLLANATAYVSLEPCAHFGKTPPCADLLVKHQLKKVVIGNKDPFEDVDGKGIQKLKNAGIEVVTGILEAECSKLNRRFFTRIRKQRPYVILKWAQTADGYFAPKNGAQEWISGPMAKTLVHKWRTEEDAVLIGKRTAIADNPQLNAREWEGKNPLRILIDRNLQVPQSNHIYNKLAKTVIFNEHKTEVQDNIHYIQMEDMQYYLPQKIAFQLYLMDIQSVIIEGGANILHQFIDANLWDEARILSANKIWSAGIPAPQINGYIADQFTLNNDKLTIFLNNHS, encoded by the coding sequence ATGACGGATGAGTTATATATGCAAAGGTGCCTGGAACTAGCTAGCATGGGCATGGGTAGCGTAAGCCCAAACCCGCTTGTTGGTTGTGTGATTGTTAGCGATGGAAAGATCATTGGCGAAGGTTATCACGGAAAATTTGGGGAGGCACATGCTGAAGTCAATGCGATTAAGTCCGTTATTGAAGCGTATGGAGATCAAGCAGCGAGGCTGTTGGCTAATGCTACAGCTTATGTAAGTCTCGAACCTTGTGCCCATTTTGGAAAAACTCCTCCTTGCGCTGATCTGTTGGTCAAGCACCAACTTAAAAAGGTTGTTATAGGTAATAAAGATCCATTTGAAGATGTAGATGGCAAGGGGATCCAAAAACTTAAAAATGCAGGCATTGAAGTGGTGACGGGTATTTTAGAGGCCGAATGTAGCAAGTTAAACCGACGCTTCTTTACACGTATTCGCAAACAGAGACCATATGTCATTTTAAAATGGGCACAAACTGCTGATGGTTACTTTGCACCAAAAAATGGCGCCCAGGAATGGATAAGTGGCCCTATGGCTAAAACACTTGTACACAAGTGGCGTACCGAAGAAGATGCTGTTCTTATTGGAAAACGGACCGCAATTGCCGATAACCCACAGCTAAACGCCAGAGAATGGGAAGGTAAAAACCCTTTACGCATCTTAATAGACCGCAATCTTCAAGTTCCCCAAAGCAATCACATTTATAACAAACTTGCCAAAACGGTTATATTTAATGAACATAAAACCGAAGTGCAGGATAATATTCACTATATACAAATGGAAGATATGCAGTATTATCTGCCTCAAAAAATAGCCTTTCAGCTGTATCTTATGGACATTCAATCAGTTATTATCGAAGGTGGAGCAAATATTCTTCATCAATTTATCGATGCAAACCTATGGGATGAAGCCCGGATTTTGAGTGCAAACAAAATCTGGTCAGCAGGTATTCCAGCTCCACAAATTAATGGCTACATTGCCGATCAGTTCACGCTTAATAATGATAAATTAACGATCTTTCTAAACAACCATTCATGA
- a CDS encoding DMT family transporter, with protein sequence MIFLLFSICCSVTVAVLLKLAKRYKINITQAVTWNYLFAIVLSLIFYKPSLTDLVSAPIDSIYIALGVLLPVVFLFLAGSVRSIGIVKTDIAQRLSLFIPLLAAYFLFNEHFSILKIAGLSVGFIAIFFTLYKKTVQKNEGLNWLYPIFVFIGFGVIDILFKKVAQIKAIPYTSSLIVIFILAFMISLLYIFYLSVVKKQKLELINFICGCILGFFNFFNILCYLKAHRAMADNPSVVFAAMNIGVIIVGSFVGIFIFKEKLNKLNYWGLFLALVAIVLITNPFA encoded by the coding sequence ATGATATTTCTCCTGTTCAGTATTTGCTGTAGTGTTACAGTCGCCGTATTATTAAAGCTCGCAAAACGTTACAAAATCAACATCACCCAAGCCGTAACCTGGAACTATCTATTTGCCATAGTTTTAAGTCTGATCTTCTACAAGCCAAGTTTAACTGATTTGGTATCTGCACCAATAGATTCCATTTATATTGCTCTGGGTGTATTATTACCGGTAGTGTTCTTATTTTTGGCAGGATCAGTAAGAAGTATTGGAATAGTAAAAACTGATATAGCGCAACGCCTATCGCTGTTTATTCCACTTTTAGCGGCATATTTTCTATTTAATGAGCATTTCAGCATTTTAAAAATAGCCGGACTATCAGTTGGTTTTATCGCTATATTTTTCACGTTATATAAAAAGACGGTACAGAAAAATGAAGGGTTAAATTGGTTGTATCCAATTTTTGTCTTCATAGGTTTCGGCGTTATTGATATTCTGTTCAAAAAGGTCGCTCAAATCAAGGCTATCCCTTATACAAGCTCATTAATAGTGATTTTTATACTCGCTTTCATGATTTCACTCCTCTACATTTTTTATTTATCAGTTGTTAAAAAGCAAAAATTAGAGCTGATTAATTTTATTTGCGGCTGTATTTTAGGTTTCTTTAATTTCTTCAATATCCTCTGCTATCTTAAAGCACATCGGGCAATGGCCGATAACCCCTCAGTAGTCTTTGCTGCTATGAATATAGGTGTCATTATTGTGGGTAGTTTTGTAGGTATATTCATTTTTAAAGAGAAATTAAATAAACTGAACTATTGGGGCTTATTTCTGGCACTCGTTGCCATAGTACTCATTACCAATCCTTTTGCCTAA
- a CDS encoding YigZ family protein, producing the protein MLFDDTYKTIAEPSEGVFRDRGSKFIGYAYPILSDDEVKTILLKLRSEHTKARHFCWALRLSPDRGVFRIQDDGEPSGTAGRPILNTMLSADITNLLIVVVRYFGGTLLGVPGLINAYKTAAVEALQAATIIEKTVNDIYEIQFDYLVMNDVMKLIKEEKLNVLSQDFDNSCSIKIEIRKANLNSILGKIEKIEGLKAKYLFTA; encoded by the coding sequence ATGCTGTTCGACGACACCTATAAAACTATTGCCGAACCTTCAGAAGGAGTATTTAGAGACCGTGGCAGCAAATTTATAGGCTATGCCTACCCCATTCTCTCTGATGATGAGGTGAAAACTATATTATTAAAATTAAGATCAGAACATACTAAAGCCAGGCATTTTTGCTGGGCCTTACGTTTAAGTCCCGATAGAGGTGTATTTCGTATTCAGGATGATGGTGAACCATCTGGAACTGCCGGCAGGCCAATCTTAAATACAATGCTATCGGCTGATATAACCAATTTGTTAATTGTCGTTGTACGTTACTTTGGTGGTACCTTACTTGGCGTTCCGGGACTTATTAACGCTTATAAAACAGCTGCAGTAGAGGCATTGCAAGCTGCTACGATTATAGAAAAAACTGTAAACGACATCTATGAGATTCAGTTCGATTATCTGGTGATGAACGATGTAATGAAGCTGATCAAGGAAGAAAAACTAAACGTATTATCCCAGGATTTTGATAACTCCTGTAGCATAAAAATAGAGATCAGAAAAGCTAATCTCAATTCTATTCTAGGCAAAATAGAAAAAATTGAAGGCCTTAAAGCCAAATACCTTTTTACCGCCTAA
- a CDS encoding nucleoside phosphorylase, with the protein MGQELSAADLIINPDGSIYHLNLLPEDIADTVITVGDPDRVAEISKHFDEIELRKGKREFITHTGYLGKRRITILSTGIGTDNIDIVFNELDALVNIDFRTRKVKENLTSLNIIRIGTSGAIQPDVPMGTILASTFGLGLDALMNYYIHELSGDEHSLLDGIKTHLSHLKGITPYVTAADSSLLKSIASDMEQGITVTAPGFYAPQGRQVRAKNAVSNLIGLLNSFRNMDHRITNLEMETAGIYALAKVLGHKALSVNAILASRVNFEFSKEPNKVVNKAIKMVLDRL; encoded by the coding sequence ATGGGACAAGAATTATCAGCCGCAGACTTAATTATTAATCCAGATGGCAGTATTTACCACTTAAATCTATTGCCAGAGGATATTGCCGACACTGTGATCACCGTTGGTGACCCTGATCGTGTGGCTGAAATATCAAAACACTTTGATGAAATTGAACTTCGTAAAGGAAAACGTGAGTTCATTACCCATACCGGTTACCTTGGCAAAAGACGTATCACCATCCTTTCAACAGGGATTGGTACAGACAACATTGACATCGTGTTTAATGAGTTGGATGCTTTGGTAAATATTGATTTCCGCACCCGTAAAGTAAAAGAAAACCTGACCTCTTTAAACATCATTCGAATTGGTACTTCAGGTGCTATACAGCCAGATGTGCCAATGGGAACCATATTGGCTTCCACTTTTGGACTTGGTCTGGATGCACTAATGAATTATTATATCCATGAATTGTCTGGAGATGAGCATAGTCTACTAGATGGTATCAAAACACATCTATCCCATTTAAAAGGCATTACTCCTTATGTCACAGCAGCAGATAGTAGTCTGCTAAAATCAATTGCTAGTGATATGGAGCAGGGAATAACAGTTACTGCACCGGGATTTTATGCCCCCCAGGGGAGACAAGTAAGAGCCAAAAATGCCGTGTCTAACCTCATTGGCCTACTCAACTCCTTCAGAAATATGGATCATAGAATTACAAATCTGGAAATGGAAACTGCAGGTATTTACGCATTAGCAAAAGTGCTTGGGCATAAGGCCTTGTCAGTAAATGCAATATTAGCTAGCAGAGTAAATTTCGAGTTCAGCAAAGAGCCAAATAAAGTAGTTAATAAAGCTATTAAAATGGTGTTGGATAGACTCTAG
- a CDS encoding alginate lyase family protein — MKYFNLIFIAIVLFSCSKESLRKPPGNSGNTETTKPNSVINPRIFELINLNYPGLEKAKALYEADKQYEATKAILEYYRQRTNVVNPSLSLINVTATDDDKLKADFALDNYRFFVNNYYEDAVKKMPYSLNNGGTINWLFQPAGADNEYQKQLHRHQWFIPQAKVYRTTQNEKYIQSWISVYKDWLAKNPMPETGTNTTTWWQLQVAERVIGQTQLFEYYKNSINFTPEWFSEFMVHFAEHSDFLVKYPYPDGNILISQGSALAFAGVLFPEFKKAPEWMNTGFKILSTEVKTQFLEDGMHFELDFSYHISAIADFYDVMKLADANKSIVGNVAANFNDYLHKAAQIVMHFTYPNYFTTTASNSQFVPGFNDTRQSSWTRSVLNRNFIKYNEMFPDDNELLYMASYGKKGTVPATTPKAFTTSGTYMLRNGWDRLSTMFILSNNYSNNPMQIWSHKQPDNCTFELYCKGRNFFPDAGVYAYTSDGDNSAREWYRQTRVHNTMTLDNKNITNAKGKSLAIVSNGQSEIVATENQGYTNLKLRRYVFFVNKTFFVLVDEGIGSASGTVNLNFNLCEGENEVVVSADKNGAHTNFADGNNMIIRTFGSDNLTTLPFSGKVSYAPGIEFTRKAYTVNMTKSTGQTARYITVLYPTNQAGTVQINAAFTQPFQETGVALEVNIDGKTYNLNCNL, encoded by the coding sequence ATGAAGTATTTCAATTTAATTTTTATCGCTATTGTACTCTTTTCTTGTAGTAAAGAGTCCCTTAGAAAACCACCTGGTAATTCGGGGAATACTGAAACCACGAAGCCCAACAGTGTTATAAACCCCAGAATTTTTGAACTAATCAATCTAAATTATCCTGGTCTGGAAAAGGCTAAAGCGCTATATGAAGCTGACAAACAATATGAGGCAACAAAGGCTATTCTTGAATATTACAGGCAACGTACAAATGTTGTTAATCCCAGTCTTTCGTTAATTAATGTAACAGCTACAGATGACGATAAACTTAAGGCAGATTTTGCGTTAGATAATTACCGCTTTTTCGTGAACAACTATTACGAAGATGCTGTTAAAAAGATGCCATACTCACTAAATAATGGTGGTACTATAAATTGGTTATTTCAGCCTGCTGGAGCTGATAATGAATACCAAAAGCAATTACACAGACATCAATGGTTTATTCCTCAGGCAAAAGTTTACAGGACAACTCAAAACGAAAAATATATTCAATCATGGATTAGTGTGTATAAGGATTGGCTGGCGAAAAATCCTATGCCCGAAACAGGTACCAATACAACCACCTGGTGGCAGCTTCAAGTTGCAGAACGTGTTATAGGACAAACCCAACTATTTGAATACTACAAAAACTCTATAAATTTTACACCAGAATGGTTTTCTGAATTTATGGTTCATTTTGCCGAACATTCTGATTTCCTGGTTAAATATCCTTACCCCGACGGTAATATTCTAATATCTCAGGGTAGCGCCCTGGCTTTTGCAGGCGTATTATTTCCAGAGTTCAAAAAAGCTCCGGAATGGATGAATACAGGCTTTAAGATATTAAGTACAGAAGTTAAAACACAGTTTTTGGAAGATGGTATGCACTTTGAACTGGATTTTAGTTACCATATCAGCGCCATAGCTGATTTCTATGATGTAATGAAACTGGCAGATGCCAATAAGTCTATTGTAGGAAATGTTGCAGCAAATTTTAATGACTATTTGCACAAAGCAGCACAAATAGTGATGCATTTTACCTATCCCAATTACTTCACCACTACGGCCTCAAATAGTCAGTTCGTACCAGGTTTTAATGATACCAGACAAAGCTCATGGACAAGATCGGTACTCAATCGTAATTTCATAAAGTATAATGAAATGTTTCCTGATGATAATGAGCTGCTTTATATGGCTTCTTATGGAAAAAAAGGAACAGTACCTGCCACTACACCCAAAGCATTTACTACATCCGGGACTTATATGTTACGCAATGGTTGGGACAGGCTATCCACGATGTTTATTCTTAGCAACAATTATTCAAATAATCCTATGCAAATATGGAGTCATAAACAACCTGATAATTGTACCTTTGAACTTTATTGTAAAGGACGCAATTTCTTCCCGGATGCAGGGGTATATGCGTATACTAGTGATGGGGATAACAGTGCAAGGGAGTGGTACCGCCAAACGAGGGTACACAATACAATGACATTAGACAATAAAAACATCACAAATGCCAAAGGGAAATCTCTCGCAATAGTATCGAACGGCCAATCTGAAATAGTAGCGACAGAAAACCAGGGTTATACCAATCTCAAACTTCGCCGCTATGTATTTTTTGTCAACAAAACATTTTTTGTATTGGTAGATGAAGGTATAGGTTCTGCGAGTGGAACGGTAAATCTTAATTTCAATTTATGTGAAGGAGAGAATGAAGTTGTCGTAAGCGCTGATAAAAACGGTGCCCATACCAATTTCGCAGATGGCAATAATATGATCATAAGGACATTTGGAAGTGATAACCTAACGACCCTCCCATTTAGCGGAAAGGTTTCATACGCTCCGGGTATTGAATTTACCCGTAAGGCATATACGGTTAATATGACAAAAAGTACCGGGCAAACAGCTCGTTATATTACGGTACTGTATCCAACCAATCAGGCTGGCACAGTCCAAATCAATGCTGCTTTTACACAGCCCTTTCAAGAAACTGGTGTTGCTTTAGAAGTTAACATCGACGGCAAAACATATAATCTTAATTGTAATCTTTAA
- a CDS encoding DUF4958 family protein, translating into MKQINTNLILKRYLSWVFALLLIVAGCKKQEVVDSTSFAIYYTGMTDIGPSMTGVIASPSYIGSQPNSFEIVSITLDGATYSGSSFEINKDDGTISIKETTGIPIGLYKLTVSCNSNGKRYEFKDAIAINMMKPVPDGITVVPNKLTVNYADIIDPQSTVELPTAQVTTDKNHISIKKYEIAKSDFSKYFAISATGLISIVRGDATLLPGKYVLSLKLTTGASGADEGIFQNAVEVDIISKPLALTYTPSSGKIEEESAQSGKTSFNSKAPVVKGSLNNLSYSIKSINPATNKITINPQTGVISVAENHGFTAGQQYKVTVNVKNAYAPDGVDFSDVFVLDVVKFIEPIQLFSYQNKNATQAVAFDISPDAGLKGDEVRFEFVELPAALQGKVTLNAQGGISALKGNTIALGTYTIKVKATNPKNESIAAFTLTVGANPNYFTYVRYGNNLGLSPAENYANQFRIANGAALTSVKPTPTTDAKVGLTYDIKNIQGTATINASTGQITLTTVNAASCGIFMVTATAGKGTPEEYAVQTPVFIHNSQSVKASNNEMALIEYTPFVFQVNPNTGGRSVKPVISGIADKSQLTIDYRRTFNYYNFFGTQLSGQPTVANSFLQGLFDKYAESKATSPNYSARAPFSYYDNKASLTQALTYVDATTLELVVNPNKWTYNGEAANGAMTGQMTLGIDGKDPQASTTQLFPIILWFDTKF; encoded by the coding sequence ATGAAGCAAATAAATACTAACCTAATATTAAAACGATACCTATCCTGGGTATTTGCATTGCTGCTCATTGTTGCAGGATGTAAAAAGCAAGAAGTTGTCGATAGTACATCTTTCGCAATTTACTATACTGGTATGACCGATATAGGGCCATCAATGACAGGAGTCATTGCATCTCCATCTTACATCGGGAGCCAACCAAATTCTTTTGAAATTGTGAGTATCACATTAGATGGTGCAACCTATTCAGGCAGTAGTTTTGAAATCAATAAGGATGATGGAACTATCAGTATAAAGGAAACAACAGGTATACCGATTGGACTGTACAAACTTACGGTTAGCTGTAATTCAAATGGTAAAAGATATGAGTTTAAAGATGCCATTGCAATCAATATGATGAAGCCTGTCCCAGATGGTATTACTGTAGTTCCAAACAAACTGACAGTTAATTATGCAGACATTATCGATCCACAGAGCACTGTTGAATTGCCTACTGCCCAGGTAACAACAGACAAAAATCATATTTCTATCAAAAAATATGAAATCGCAAAAAGTGATTTTTCTAAATACTTTGCAATATCGGCTACCGGACTTATATCTATTGTAAGAGGAGATGCTACTTTATTGCCAGGAAAATACGTGCTTTCGCTTAAGCTGACAACAGGCGCATCGGGAGCAGATGAAGGGATATTTCAGAATGCGGTAGAAGTAGATATTATTTCTAAGCCCTTGGCACTAACCTACACCCCATCATCAGGCAAGATAGAGGAAGAATCCGCACAAAGTGGAAAAACCTCATTTAACAGTAAAGCGCCAGTAGTTAAGGGGTCTTTAAACAACTTAAGTTATTCCATCAAAAGTATTAACCCGGCTACAAATAAAATAACGATTAATCCACAAACCGGAGTTATTTCTGTTGCAGAAAATCACGGATTTACGGCAGGACAACAATATAAAGTTACGGTAAATGTAAAAAATGCTTATGCCCCGGACGGTGTAGATTTTAGCGACGTCTTTGTACTGGATGTGGTTAAATTCATAGAACCTATACAATTATTTAGTTATCAAAATAAAAATGCAACACAAGCGGTTGCCTTTGATATAAGTCCCGATGCCGGTTTAAAAGGCGATGAAGTTAGATTTGAATTTGTAGAATTACCCGCTGCATTACAAGGTAAAGTTACTTTAAATGCACAAGGTGGTATCAGCGCTCTTAAAGGTAATACGATTGCTTTAGGAACCTATACCATAAAAGTAAAAGCTACAAATCCTAAAAATGAGTCAATTGCCGCCTTTACCCTTACAGTGGGTGCAAATCCTAATTATTTCACTTATGTAAGGTATGGCAATAACCTGGGTTTAAGTCCTGCAGAAAACTATGCAAACCAATTCCGTATAGCTAATGGTGCGGCCCTTACTAGTGTAAAGCCTACTCCAACAACAGATGCAAAGGTTGGCTTGACCTATGATATTAAAAATATTCAGGGAACTGCAACAATAAATGCTAGTACAGGACAGATCACATTAACCACTGTTAATGCAGCATCATGTGGTATTTTTATGGTTACGGCCACAGCTGGTAAAGGAACACCTGAAGAGTATGCTGTCCAAACTCCGGTTTTTATACATAATTCACAATCAGTAAAAGCATCTAACAATGAAATGGCATTAATTGAATACACGCCTTTCGTTTTCCAGGTAAATCCAAATACTGGTGGTCGTTCAGTAAAACCTGTAATTTCCGGAATCGCTGATAAGAGTCAACTTACAATAGATTATAGGAGGACTTTCAATTACTACAATTTCTTTGGGACTCAATTAAGTGGTCAACCCACCGTAGCAAACTCATTCTTGCAAGGGCTTTTTGATAAATATGCTGAGAGCAAGGCAACGAGTCCAAATTATAGTGCAAGAGCGCCGTTCTCCTATTATGACAATAAGGCTAGTCTTACACAAGCCTTGACTTATGTAGATGCAACAACCCTGGAATTAGTAGTTAATCCCAATAAATGGACTTACAATGGTGAAGCCGCTAATGGTGCCATGACCGGGCAGATGACCCTTGGAATTGATGGAAAAGATCCTCAAGCTAGTACAACGCAGCTATTCCCTATTATTTTAT